One part of the Moorena sp. SIOASIH genome encodes these proteins:
- the pheT gene encoding phenylalanine--tRNA ligase subunit beta, with product MRISLNWLRELVEVTLTPEELAQTLTMAGFEVEDIEDLGTLADGVVIGKVLEVEPHPNANKLRVCQVDIGGSDPLNIVCGASNVRPDIYVPVATIGTYLPTIDLKIRASKLRGVRSEGMICSLAEVGLAKESAGIHIFEAETIPLGSDARPLLGLTDIILDVTSTANRADALSMVGVAREVVALTGASLTLPETVEVSIPEASDALTLKVSEPKASPAYIGTVIEGVKIGPSPDWLQQRLKAAGVRPINNVVDVTNYILLEWGQPLHAFDRERLQAVAGVENLTIGVRFAKSGESLTTLDGQTRSLEPQALLITANDQPVAMAGVMGGEATEVNDNTQSIVLEAALFDPVTIRRSSRSQSIRTESSARYERGVNQAELDIACKRAIALITELAAGTPTTQSIADQRPDPSTWARSIELRLDRVNQILGPVHEGEELGEILPEDVERILTALGCQLQPGCTQDSLQWTVTVPPYRYRDLEREIDLIEEIARLYGYDNFCDSLPDKTEPGYLSAEEFLKRKLRSQFRAVGLTELVQYSLVKPEEQTQIRLDNPLFTEYSSLRTDLLSGLIDACQYNIDQGNGVLNGFEIGRVFWRAEEGFAEADAIAGILGGNITQGNWVRAGRSEPMTWYEAKGVLESVFSRCGLTVEYQPDHSDPRLHPGRTASLWLQGEKLGKFGQLHPQLRSERGFPDQVYVFDLDLELILEALDRDEILTPRFQVYSTYPAIDRDIAFFAPLQVSVAEIERSTRKAAGNLLQSVEVFDEYKGESVPEGQRSLAFRLIYRASDRTLTDAEVEPVHQKVREALEEKFGVSLRS from the coding sequence ATGCGTATATCGTTAAACTGGCTGCGAGAACTAGTAGAAGTAACTCTGACACCAGAAGAGCTAGCTCAAACCCTAACTATGGCTGGGTTTGAGGTAGAAGATATTGAAGACCTGGGAACCCTGGCCGATGGCGTGGTGATTGGCAAGGTTCTGGAGGTAGAGCCTCACCCTAATGCAAATAAGCTTCGGGTCTGTCAAGTGGATATTGGTGGGAGTGACCCATTGAATATTGTTTGTGGTGCATCGAATGTCCGACCAGACATTTACGTGCCGGTCGCCACCATCGGAACCTACCTACCAACTATTGATTTGAAAATTCGCGCCTCAAAACTGCGCGGTGTTCGCTCAGAAGGGATGATTTGTTCCTTAGCAGAAGTCGGCTTGGCCAAGGAATCCGCTGGTATTCATATTTTCGAGGCAGAAACTATACCCCTAGGCAGTGATGCTCGTCCCTTACTGGGGTTAACCGATATCATTCTTGATGTTACCTCTACGGCTAATCGAGCGGATGCTCTAAGTATGGTGGGCGTGGCCAGAGAAGTAGTGGCCTTAACTGGGGCATCCTTAACCTTGCCAGAAACAGTTGAGGTGTCTATTCCAGAAGCATCCGATGCCTTGACCTTGAAAGTATCTGAACCCAAAGCAAGCCCTGCCTATATTGGCACTGTGATTGAAGGGGTTAAGATTGGTCCTTCTCCCGATTGGTTACAACAGCGCTTGAAAGCCGCTGGAGTGCGACCGATTAATAATGTAGTGGATGTCACTAATTACATTCTCTTGGAATGGGGTCAGCCCCTCCATGCCTTTGACCGGGAACGCTTGCAAGCTGTTGCTGGGGTCGAAAACCTAACCATTGGTGTCCGCTTTGCTAAGAGTGGGGAATCCCTGACTACTCTTGATGGTCAAACCCGTTCCCTGGAACCACAAGCTTTACTGATCACAGCTAACGACCAACCGGTTGCTATGGCTGGGGTTATGGGTGGGGAAGCCACAGAAGTGAACGACAACACCCAAAGTATTGTTTTGGAAGCAGCACTGTTTGATCCAGTGACTATTCGTCGTTCTTCCCGCAGTCAAAGCATACGGACAGAATCATCTGCCCGTTATGAGCGTGGTGTCAATCAAGCAGAATTGGATATTGCTTGTAAAAGAGCGATCGCATTAATTACTGAGTTAGCTGCTGGTACCCCCACCACCCAGAGTATTGCTGACCAGCGCCCTGACCCCTCTACTTGGGCACGTTCCATTGAGTTACGTCTTGACCGTGTCAATCAGATTTTAGGGCCAGTTCATGAGGGAGAGGAGCTTGGGGAAATCCTGCCAGAAGATGTGGAAAGAATCCTGACTGCCCTCGGATGTCAACTACAACCGGGCTGCACCCAGGATTCTCTCCAATGGACAGTGACTGTACCGCCCTACCGCTATCGGGATTTAGAGCGGGAAATTGATTTAATTGAGGAAATTGCCCGTCTCTATGGCTATGACAACTTCTGTGATAGCTTACCAGACAAAACTGAACCAGGTTATCTATCTGCTGAGGAATTTTTAAAGCGAAAACTGCGATCGCAATTCCGTGCAGTTGGGTTGACCGAATTAGTCCAGTATTCCTTGGTAAAGCCAGAGGAACAGACCCAAATTCGTCTCGATAATCCCCTGTTTACGGAATATTCATCCCTACGCACGGATTTACTATCAGGGCTGATTGATGCTTGTCAGTACAATATCGACCAAGGGAACGGTGTACTCAACGGTTTTGAAATTGGTCGGGTCTTCTGGCGAGCAGAAGAGGGTTTCGCAGAAGCTGATGCTATTGCCGGAATTTTAGGGGGAAACATCACCCAAGGTAACTGGGTCAGGGCAGGGCGTTCCGAACCCATGACCTGGTATGAGGCTAAGGGAGTACTAGAGAGTGTATTTTCTCGTTGCGGCCTAACAGTAGAATACCAACCAGACCACAGCGATCCCCGTCTTCACCCAGGACGCACTGCATCCTTGTGGTTGCAAGGTGAGAAATTAGGCAAATTTGGGCAGTTGCACCCCCAGCTACGCTCAGAAAGGGGTTTTCCCGATCAGGTTTATGTATTTGATTTGGACTTGGAGCTAATTTTAGAGGCTCTTGATCGCGATGAAATTCTGACTCCCCGGTTCCAAGTCTATTCCACCTACCCAGCCATTGACCGGGATATTGCGTTCTTTGCCCCACTACAAGTCTCAGTGGCAGAAATCGAACGTTCAACCCGGAAAGCTGCGGGAAATTTGTTGCAGTCCGTGGAAGTGTTTGATGAATATAAAGGGGAGTCTGTTCCTGAGGGACAGAGAAGTTTGGCATTTCGGCTAATCTACCGTGCTAGCGATCGCACTCTTACTGATGCAGAAGTCGAGCCAGTACATCAGAAAGTGCGAGAAGCCCTAGAGGAAAAATTTGGGGTTAGCCTTAGAAGTTAA
- the rsgA gene encoding small ribosomal subunit biogenesis GTPase RsgA produces the protein MIELEYTNSSNLSTPWLGTVLAVQANFYQVRLDQLKVDKLEVVGCEDNLQANNLQPSSLLCTRRARLKKIGQQVMVGDRVVVDEPDWAGGRGVIAEVLPRTTQLDRPPIANAQQILVVFALEEPTLDAYQLSRFLVKAESTGFKVSLCLNKLDLVTQQQQQHWQQRLEAWGYQPVLISVHNGTCLAQLTDLLSQTISVMAGLSGVGKSSLINYLIPATRVRVAEVTGKLGRGRHTTRHVELFELPRGGFLADTPGFNQPDLTCTPEDLIHYFPEARERLAQHRCQFSNCLHRDEPNCAVRGDWERYQHYLDFLAEVIARQEALNQKADIESTMKLKIKASGRRQYEPKLETKKYRRRSRRTQHQTLDELYDDMNEG, from the coding sequence ATGATTGAATTAGAATACACTAATTCATCAAACTTGTCAACCCCTTGGCTGGGTACCGTGCTGGCGGTTCAGGCAAATTTCTATCAGGTGCGTTTAGATCAGTTGAAGGTTGACAAATTGGAGGTTGTAGGTTGTGAAGATAACCTTCAAGCAAATAACCTACAACCTTCAAGCCTCTTATGTACCCGTAGAGCCCGGTTGAAAAAAATTGGCCAGCAGGTGATGGTGGGAGACCGGGTTGTAGTAGATGAACCTGACTGGGCTGGTGGACGAGGGGTGATTGCCGAAGTGCTGCCCCGGACAACCCAGCTCGACCGCCCACCAATCGCCAATGCTCAGCAAATTCTGGTGGTTTTTGCTCTGGAAGAACCGACCCTGGATGCTTATCAGCTGAGTCGGTTTTTGGTGAAGGCAGAATCTACTGGTTTCAAGGTCTCTTTGTGTCTGAATAAACTTGATTTAGTAACACAACAGCAACAGCAGCATTGGCAACAGCGTCTGGAAGCATGGGGTTATCAGCCAGTCTTGATCAGCGTTCATAATGGTACTTGTTTAGCACAACTGACTGACCTGTTGAGTCAGACAATCAGCGTTATGGCTGGTCTTTCTGGTGTCGGTAAATCCAGTCTAATTAATTATCTGATTCCAGCAACAAGGGTGCGGGTGGCAGAAGTGACTGGTAAACTGGGTCGAGGACGCCACACCACTCGGCACGTGGAATTATTTGAGTTGCCCAGAGGTGGTTTTTTGGCAGATACCCCCGGATTCAATCAGCCTGACTTGACTTGTACTCCTGAGGATTTAATCCATTACTTTCCAGAAGCAAGAGAGCGTTTAGCCCAACACCGCTGTCAATTCAGTAATTGTCTACATCGGGATGAGCCAAACTGTGCTGTGCGAGGAGACTGGGAACGGTACCAGCATTATCTGGATTTTTTAGCAGAAGTGATTGCACGACAAGAGGCTTTGAACCAAAAAGCTGATATAGAATCGACTATGAAGTTAAAAATTAAAGCTTCTGGTCGGCGTCAATACGAACCCAAGCTAGAAACAAAAAAATACCGCCGTCGCTCCCGGCGTACTCAGCACCAGACCCTAGATGAACTTTATGACGATATGAATGAAGGATGA
- a CDS encoding sulfurtransferase TusA family protein — MSGLASSEISSLPDDKLDLRGTPCPINFVRTKLYLEKMAPGALLEVWLDPGEPIEQVPDSLTMEGYPIEGVEERDRYFALKVRRPYQHLHD, encoded by the coding sequence ATGAGTGGACTAGCCTCCTCCGAGATCAGTTCATTACCTGATGATAAGCTGGATCTGCGGGGCACCCCTTGCCCGATTAACTTTGTTCGGACTAAACTCTATCTAGAGAAAATGGCTCCAGGTGCCCTATTAGAAGTGTGGCTCGACCCAGGAGAACCAATAGAACAGGTTCCTGATAGTCTGACTATGGAGGGTTACCCCATAGAGGGCGTTGAAGAACGCGATCGCTATTTTGCTCTGAAGGTGCGTCGTCCATACCAGCATCTTCATGATTGA
- the dnaJ gene encoding molecular chaperone DnaJ, which yields MADYYDLLGVSRDADKDEIKRAYRRLARKYHPDVNKEPGAEERFKEINRAYEVLSEPETRARYDRFGEAGVSSGAGAAYSDFGDMGFADIFESFFSGFAGGMGQQTGRRRSGPVRGDDLRLDLKLAFKEAIFGGEKEIRIPHLETCKVCNGTGAKPGTRPRTCPTCNGSGQVRRATRTPFGSFTQVSVCPTCNGEGQIIEDKCEACGGAGRKQETKKLKITIPAGVDNGTRLRVSKEGDAGLRAGPPGDLYVYLFVNEDSQFQRDGINILSEMKISYLQAILGCIIEAETVDGPEELTIPPGTQPHTVLTLDNHGVPKLGNPVSRGDHLITILVDIPTRITAEERELLEKLAKIKGERTGKGGIEGFLGGLFGS from the coding sequence ATGGCTGACTATTATGATCTGCTTGGTGTCTCTCGTGATGCCGACAAAGATGAAATTAAACGTGCTTACCGTCGCTTGGCACGGAAGTACCACCCAGATGTTAACAAAGAACCAGGAGCTGAAGAGCGCTTTAAGGAAATTAACCGGGCTTACGAAGTCCTCTCAGAACCAGAAACTCGAGCAAGATATGACCGTTTTGGGGAAGCTGGTGTTTCCTCAGGTGCGGGAGCAGCTTACTCAGATTTTGGGGATATGGGCTTTGCTGATATTTTTGAAAGCTTCTTCAGCGGCTTTGCTGGTGGTATGGGTCAGCAAACTGGTCGTCGGCGTAGTGGTCCGGTGCGTGGTGACGACCTGCGACTAGACTTGAAGCTGGCTTTCAAGGAAGCTATATTCGGTGGTGAAAAGGAAATCCGCATTCCTCACCTAGAAACTTGTAAAGTTTGTAACGGCACAGGAGCTAAGCCAGGAACTCGACCCCGCACTTGCCCAACCTGTAACGGTTCAGGTCAAGTACGGCGTGCTACTCGTACCCCCTTTGGTAGTTTCACCCAAGTCTCAGTCTGTCCTACCTGTAACGGTGAAGGGCAAATCATTGAGGATAAGTGTGAAGCCTGTGGTGGTGCTGGTCGCAAACAAGAAACCAAAAAGCTGAAAATCACCATTCCAGCAGGGGTGGATAATGGCACCAGGCTCAGGGTTTCTAAAGAAGGAGATGCTGGATTACGTGCTGGTCCACCAGGAGACCTATACGTTTATCTATTTGTAAACGAAGACAGCCAGTTTCAGCGGGATGGGATTAACATTCTGTCTGAAATGAAAATTAGCTATTTGCAAGCCATTTTAGGCTGTATTATCGAAGCAGAGACAGTGGACGGTCCAGAGGAATTAACTATTCCACCCGGTACTCAACCCCATACGGTATTAACTTTAGACAATCACGGTGTCCCCAAATTGGGTAACCCAGTCAGTCGGGGCGATCACCTAATCACGATTTTGGTAGATATCCCCACTCGAATTACCGCTGAGGAAAGGGAATTGCTAGAGAAGCTAGCGAAAATTAAGGGTGAGCGCACTGGTAAAGGTGGTATAGAAGGATTCTTGGGAGGGTTGTTTGGCTCATGA
- the dnaK gene encoding molecular chaperone DnaK: protein MGKVIGIDLGTTNSCVAVLEGGKPIVISSSEGGRTTPSIVGFGKSGEHLVGQLAKRQAVTNAENSVYSIKRFIGRRWDETATERSRVPYTCVKGRDETVDVKIRRREYTPQEISAMILQKLKADAETFLGDSVTQAVITVPAYFTDAQRQATKDGGTIAGLEVLRIINEPTSAALAYGLDKLDQDQLILVFDLGGGTFDVSVLQLGNGVFEVKATSGNNHLGGDDFDNVIVRWMVENFKAKEGINLTQDKMALQRLREAAEKAKIELSSMVATPINLPFITADETGPKHLEMELSRAKFEELSRDLINATIEPVKQALKDSDLKPEDIDRILLVGGSTRIPAVQDAIKRFFNGKATDRSVNPDEAVALGAAIQAGVLGGEVEDVLLLDVTPLSLGIETLGEVFTKIIERNTTIPTSKSQVFSTATDGQTSVEIHVLQGERAMARDNKSLGKFLLTGIPPAPRGVPQIEVTFEIDVNGILKVAATDRGTGKEQSIVITNTGGLSPAEVERMRREAEDYADQDRRRMELVQLKNQADSLLYNYESTIKDHGELISTNLQAQGLKEQADQQKQHLDTIMTNPSIEVEEVKEAIETLQKTVLEIGGIIYASASLGSDPEFITSDETVQESNFNDSTQIEPDAVGEFVVDFEDETLEVDVDYEAVDYGNSSLKDR, encoded by the coding sequence ATGGGAAAAGTTATTGGCATCGACCTCGGCACAACCAATAGTTGTGTTGCTGTCTTAGAAGGAGGTAAACCCATAGTCATTTCCAGCTCGGAAGGTGGGCGAACCACACCGAGTATTGTGGGATTTGGCAAGTCAGGGGAGCACCTGGTTGGTCAACTGGCCAAGCGTCAAGCAGTGACCAATGCGGAAAACAGTGTCTACAGTATCAAGCGCTTTATCGGACGTCGTTGGGATGAAACCGCTACAGAGCGTTCCCGTGTCCCCTATACCTGTGTTAAGGGTCGTGATGAGACCGTAGATGTCAAGATTCGGCGTCGAGAGTACACCCCTCAGGAAATCTCGGCCATGATCTTACAAAAGCTCAAGGCTGATGCTGAAACCTTTCTTGGGGACTCAGTGACTCAAGCGGTGATCACAGTTCCTGCCTACTTTACCGATGCTCAACGGCAAGCCACCAAAGATGGGGGTACCATTGCTGGTTTGGAAGTGTTGCGCATTATAAACGAACCGACTTCTGCTGCTCTTGCCTATGGCTTAGATAAGCTGGATCAAGACCAGCTGATCTTGGTGTTTGACTTGGGGGGTGGTACCTTTGATGTCTCAGTTCTGCAACTGGGGAATGGGGTCTTTGAAGTAAAGGCAACCTCTGGTAACAATCATTTGGGGGGAGATGACTTCGATAATGTGATTGTCCGCTGGATGGTGGAAAACTTTAAAGCCAAAGAGGGCATCAATCTCACCCAAGACAAAATGGCTCTTCAGCGTTTGCGAGAGGCGGCGGAAAAGGCAAAAATTGAACTGTCTAGCATGGTAGCCACCCCGATCAACTTGCCCTTCATTACTGCTGATGAAACAGGACCAAAACACTTGGAGATGGAGTTGTCCCGGGCTAAGTTTGAAGAACTATCCAGGGACCTGATTAACGCAACTATAGAACCAGTAAAGCAGGCGCTCAAAGATAGTGACCTCAAGCCAGAGGACATTGACCGGATTTTGCTGGTAGGGGGTTCGACCCGTATCCCGGCGGTGCAGGATGCTATTAAAAGGTTTTTTAATGGTAAGGCTACCGATCGTTCGGTTAACCCCGATGAAGCTGTGGCATTGGGAGCAGCAATTCAGGCTGGTGTTTTGGGCGGGGAAGTCGAAGATGTCCTGCTACTGGATGTTACTCCCCTGTCCCTGGGTATAGAAACCTTAGGGGAAGTGTTCACCAAAATTATCGAGCGCAATACTACTATTCCTACCAGTAAGTCCCAGGTATTCTCCACCGCTACCGATGGACAAACCTCCGTAGAAATCCACGTATTGCAGGGGGAGCGGGCAATGGCTAGAGATAACAAAAGCCTGGGAAAATTCCTGCTGACTGGTATTCCCCCAGCTCCTCGTGGTGTACCTCAAATTGAAGTCACCTTTGAAATCGATGTCAACGGCATTCTTAAAGTCGCTGCCACTGATCGAGGCACTGGGAAAGAGCAAAGTATTGTGATTACCAATACGGGGGGATTAAGTCCAGCGGAGGTGGAACGGATGCGCCGTGAGGCAGAAGACTATGCTGACCAAGACCGCCGTCGCATGGAATTGGTGCAACTCAAAAACCAAGCCGATAGCTTACTATATAACTATGAATCTACCATCAAAGACCATGGGGAATTGATTAGCACTAACCTTCAGGCTCAAGGACTCAAGGAGCAAGCAGATCAACAAAAGCAGCACCTAGACACCATAATGACAAACCCCTCAATTGAGGTCGAGGAGGTGAAAGAAGCTATTGAAACTTTGCAGAAAACTGTCTTGGAAATTGGGGGTATCATTTACGCCAGTGCCAGCCTTGGGTCAGACCCGGAATTTATCACCTCTGACGAAACAGTTCAAGAGTCAAATTTCAACGACTCCACCCAAATAGAACCGGATGCTGTCGGAGAATTTGTGGTTGATTTTGAGGATGAGACCTTAGAGGTGGATGTTGACTACGAAGCAGTTGATTACGGCAACAGCTCCCTAAAAGATAGATAA
- the grpE gene encoding nucleotide exchange factor GrpE, which yields MIDEAKQSDNTTQQTNEESTTVLEDNRQAEAVAVASDSEVNPTAAQPTESPAAEASEPESVDQAQTEVAQAATTDESPTEDDSKIIETIKQENEALKAQLEERTQQCDSFKSQYIRIAADFENFRKRSAKEKEDLEHQVKGNTITELLSVVDNFERARTQIKPQNDGEMSIHKSYQGVYKQLVDSLKRLGVAAMRPEGKEFDPNLHEAVMREPTDEYPEGVVIEQLMRGYFLGERVLRHAMVKVAAAAEPQETSEAQKSAEAEN from the coding sequence ATGATTGACGAAGCAAAACAGTCAGATAACACTACGCAGCAGACAAACGAAGAGTCCACCACGGTACTCGAAGACAATCGTCAGGCGGAAGCGGTAGCCGTAGCCTCTGACTCAGAGGTCAACCCAACAGCCGCACAACCAACTGAATCCCCTGCTGCTGAAGCATCTGAGCCAGAGTCGGTAGACCAAGCCCAGACCGAGGTAGCTCAAGCAGCTACCACCGATGAATCACCTACCGAGGATGATTCCAAAATTATAGAAACCATCAAGCAGGAAAATGAAGCCCTGAAAGCTCAACTAGAAGAGCGCACTCAGCAATGTGATTCCTTTAAATCTCAATACATCCGGATTGCGGCAGATTTTGAGAACTTCCGCAAACGGTCAGCTAAAGAAAAAGAAGACTTGGAACATCAAGTTAAAGGAAACACCATCACTGAGTTATTGTCAGTAGTCGATAATTTTGAACGGGCGCGTACCCAAATTAAGCCTCAAAATGATGGGGAAATGTCGATTCACAAAAGCTATCAAGGTGTTTATAAACAGCTGGTAGACAGTCTCAAGCGCCTTGGGGTTGCTGCGATGCGACCAGAAGGGAAAGAGTTTGACCCCAATCTCCACGAAGCGGTTATGCGAGAACCAACGGATGAATATCCAGAAGGAGTGGTGATAGAACAGCTAATGCGGGGTTATTTCCTTGGGGAGCGCGTGCTGCGTCACGCTATGGTGAAAGTAGCTGCTGCGGCAGAACCACAGGAAACCTCCGAAGCTCAGAAGTCTGCTGAGGCAGAAAATTAG
- a CDS encoding GspE/PulE family protein → MTYSSSQRRALVVRNDFSPFGNKLIQAGYVNVDQMQQAWLETRKSGRPLTEVVEAMTGRQLPPDLIRQYKKQQLFELKVLFGVESLDPEISDISTQQVGGLIETLIPIDICRRYHLLPISKHETEPPSVLVAMVSPDDLEAQDDLNRILRPQGIKLQRMVITKEDYQQIISQYLDDQLARQKQLDQQKSVDVKEDLENLGSFDTLQDAPEEAEADLDSSLNEAGGAPIINLVNKILAKALQEGVSDIHIEPQEEQLRVRYRKDGVLRQAFDALPQRIHTAVAARFKIMADLDIAERRLPQDGKIRRMFQGRKVDFRVNTLPSRYGEKVVLRILDNESTQLGLDKLITDPDTLELVREMAKRPFGLILVTGPTGSGKSTTLYSILAERNDPGVNISTAEDPIEYSLPGITQVQVIREKGMDFASILRAFLRQDPDVILVGETRDKETAKTAIEAALTGHLVLTTLHTNDAAGAIARLDEMGVEPFMVSGALLGVLAQRLMRRVCSNCRISYQPSSAELARYGLSASRDGEITIYRANTLTPEEIAEARTEGTLCKTCNGIGYKGRVGVYEVMRISENLQALINQGAPTERIKEAAVEEGMITILAYSLNLVQEGYTTFEEVERVTFTDSGLEAELKAKRKSSLTCSTCSAQLEPEWLDCPYCMTPRFQN, encoded by the coding sequence ATGACTTACTCCTCATCTCAACGACGCGCCCTAGTAGTCCGTAACGATTTTTCTCCCTTTGGCAATAAACTGATTCAGGCTGGTTACGTTAATGTTGACCAGATGCAGCAAGCTTGGCTGGAAACTCGCAAGTCCGGAAGACCCCTGACGGAAGTCGTCGAAGCAATGACCGGACGTCAGTTACCACCGGACTTGATCCGCCAATACAAGAAGCAGCAGTTGTTTGAACTGAAAGTTCTTTTTGGTGTTGAGTCCCTAGATCCGGAAATTAGTGATATTTCCACTCAGCAAGTCGGTGGCTTGATTGAAACCCTGATTCCTATTGATATTTGCCGTCGCTATCACCTGCTCCCCATATCTAAGCATGAAACTGAGCCGCCATCGGTTTTGGTGGCAATGGTTTCTCCTGATGATCTAGAAGCCCAGGATGATTTGAATCGGATTCTACGACCTCAGGGCATCAAGTTGCAACGGATGGTCATCACTAAGGAAGACTATCAGCAAATCATTAGTCAGTATCTTGACGATCAGTTGGCACGGCAAAAGCAACTAGATCAACAAAAATCCGTAGATGTAAAGGAGGATTTAGAAAATTTAGGCTCATTCGATACTTTACAGGATGCCCCAGAGGAAGCGGAAGCAGACCTAGATTCTTCTTTGAATGAGGCAGGGGGGGCTCCGATCATTAACCTGGTTAACAAAATCCTGGCTAAGGCTTTACAAGAAGGGGTTTCTGACATTCACATCGAACCCCAAGAGGAGCAGTTGCGGGTGCGCTATCGCAAAGATGGGGTACTGCGTCAAGCCTTTGATGCCTTACCACAGCGAATACATACAGCGGTGGCGGCTCGTTTCAAAATCATGGCAGATCTCGACATTGCGGAAAGACGCTTACCCCAAGACGGTAAAATTCGGCGTATGTTCCAGGGGCGCAAAGTTGACTTTCGGGTCAATACCTTGCCCAGTCGTTATGGGGAAAAGGTGGTTCTGCGGATCCTAGATAACGAATCGACCCAGTTGGGGTTGGATAAGTTGATCACAGACCCAGACACCTTAGAATTGGTCAGGGAAATGGCTAAGCGTCCCTTTGGATTAATCTTGGTGACGGGTCCAACGGGATCGGGGAAATCAACCACCTTGTATTCAATTCTGGCAGAACGTAATGACCCTGGGGTGAATATCAGTACTGCAGAAGACCCGATTGAGTATTCCTTACCTGGGATTACCCAAGTCCAGGTTATTCGGGAAAAAGGCATGGATTTTGCCTCGATTCTACGAGCCTTTCTGCGCCAAGACCCGGACGTGATTCTGGTGGGTGAAACACGAGACAAAGAAACAGCTAAAACCGCGATTGAAGCAGCGTTGACTGGTCACTTGGTCTTGACTACTCTACACACTAATGATGCGGCTGGTGCGATCGCTCGTTTAGATGAAATGGGTGTTGAACCCTTCATGGTTTCCGGTGCCTTGCTGGGAGTGTTGGCTCAACGATTGATGCGGCGTGTTTGTTCCAATTGTCGTATTTCTTACCAACCAAGTTCTGCGGAACTAGCCCGCTATGGTCTGTCAGCCTCTAGGGATGGCGAGATTACCATCTATCGCGCCAATACCCTGACACCGGAGGAAATCGCTGAAGCTAGGACAGAAGGTACACTCTGTAAAACCTGTAATGGTATTGGTTACAAAGGACGGGTTGGTGTTTATGAAGTTATGCGCATCTCTGAGAACCTCCAAGCCTTAATCAACCAAGGGGCCCCCACTGAGAGGATTAAGGAAGCTGCTGTAGAGGAAGGGATGATCACAATATTAGCCTATAGCTTGAATTTGGTACAGGAAGGTTACACCACCTTTGAAGAAGTGGAACGAGTAACCTTTACTGATTCTGGCTTAGAGGCAGAACTGAAAGCTAAGCGCAAGAGTTCTCTGACCTGTAGCACTTGCTCAGCTCAATTAGAGCCGGAGTGGCTAGACTGTCCTTACTGTATGACACCCCGTTTTCAAAATTAA
- a CDS encoding type IV pilus twitching motility protein PilT codes for MELMIEDLMEQMIEMGGSDMHIQAGAPVYFRVSGKLQPIDDEALNPQACQRLIFSMLNNSQRKELEQNWELDCSYGVKGLARFRVNVYKERGCYAACLRALSSKIPNFDKLGLPDVVRSMSERPRGMVLVTGPTGSGKTTTLAAMIDLINRTRAEHILTVEDPIEYVFPNIKSLIHQRQKGEDTKSFANALKGALREDPDVILVGEMRDMETIGLAISAAETGHLVFGTLHTNSAAQTVDRIIDVFPFGQQAQIRAQLSNSLIAVFSQCLVPKKNPKPGEFGRTMAQEIMVVTPAISNLIREGKTSQVYSAIQTGVKLGMQTLEQALAGQVKSGLISLEAGLSKSSKPDELQRIIAGSGGMNSKGGRAKATR; via the coding sequence ATGGAACTGATGATTGAAGACTTGATGGAACAGATGATTGAGATGGGGGGGTCAGATATGCACATCCAAGCGGGTGCGCCAGTCTACTTCCGCGTCAGTGGTAAACTCCAACCCATTGATGACGAAGCACTGAACCCTCAAGCCTGTCAGCGATTGATTTTCAGTATGCTTAACAATTCACAGCGTAAGGAATTGGAGCAAAACTGGGAACTTGATTGTTCCTATGGTGTCAAGGGGTTGGCTCGTTTCCGTGTCAATGTTTACAAAGAACGGGGTTGCTATGCGGCTTGCTTGAGGGCGTTGTCTTCCAAGATTCCTAATTTTGACAAATTGGGTTTACCGGATGTGGTGCGGTCGATGAGTGAACGACCAAGGGGAATGGTATTGGTCACCGGACCGACTGGTTCTGGCAAAACCACTACCCTAGCAGCTATGATTGATTTAATTAACCGCACTAGGGCAGAACATATTCTGACAGTGGAAGACCCGATAGAATATGTGTTTCCCAACATCAAGAGCTTGATTCACCAACGTCAAAAAGGTGAAGATACTAAGAGCTTTGCCAATGCCCTGAAGGGGGCACTGCGGGAAGACCCGGATGTGATTTTGGTGGGTGAAATGCGGGATATGGAAACTATTGGTCTAGCTATTTCCGCCGCTGAAACCGGTCACTTGGTATTTGGAACGCTACACACTAACTCAGCCGCTCAAACCGTAGACAGGATCATTGATGTGTTTCCATTTGGACAGCAAGCTCAAATCCGAGCTCAGCTGTCTAACTCTTTGATTGCAGTCTTTAGTCAATGTCTAGTACCGAAGAAAAACCCTAAACCAGGTGAGTTTGGTCGGACTATGGCTCAGGAAATCATGGTAGTGACACCTGCTATTTCTAACCTGATCCGGGAAGGAAAAACGTCTCAAGTGTACTCTGCTATCCAAACCGGTGTGAAATTGGGAATGCAGACCCTGGAACAAGCTTTAGCGGGTCAGGTGAAATCTGGCTTGATCTCTTTGGAAGCAGGACTTAGTAAAAGTTCTAAACCCGATGAATTGCAACGTATCATTGCTGGTTCTGGAGGGATGAATTCTAAGGGCGGTAGAGCAAAGGCGACTCGCTAG